One region of Hymenobacter sediminicola genomic DNA includes:
- a CDS encoding acyl-CoA dehydrogenase family protein, giving the protein MSSQADVLSPKAKAANHHGSTNAAGFTDYFDLDGLLTEEHKLIRQSIRDFVKKEISPNIEKWAQNNHFPSEIVKKFGDVGAFGPTIPTEYGGGGLDYISYGLIMQEIERGDSGMRSTASVQGSLVMYPIYAYGSEEQRKKYLPKLASGEWLGCFGLTEPDHGSNPGGMTTTIKDMGDYYLLNGAKLWISNSPQSQVAVVWAKNDEGRIRGVIVEKGMEGFTAPEIHNKWSLRASITGELVFDNVKVPKENLLPNVEGLKGPLGCLDSARYGIAWGAIGVAIDCYESALKYSLEREQFGKPIAGFQLQQKKLAEMITEITKAQLMVWRLGVLKNEGKATSAQISMAKRNSVEMALHIAREARQIHGGMGITGEYPIMRHMMNLESVITYEGTHDIHLLITGADITGIQAFK; this is encoded by the coding sequence ATGTCTTCGCAAGCTGACGTTCTCTCGCCCAAGGCCAAAGCCGCCAACCACCACGGTTCTACCAACGCCGCCGGCTTCACCGATTACTTCGACCTCGACGGCCTGCTCACCGAGGAGCACAAGCTCATCCGCCAGAGCATCCGCGACTTCGTCAAGAAGGAAATCAGCCCCAATATCGAGAAGTGGGCCCAGAACAATCATTTCCCCTCAGAAATCGTCAAGAAGTTTGGTGATGTAGGTGCGTTCGGCCCGACTATCCCCACCGAGTACGGCGGCGGCGGCCTCGACTACATTAGCTACGGCCTGATTATGCAGGAAATTGAGCGCGGCGACTCCGGCATGCGCTCCACGGCCTCGGTACAGGGCTCTTTGGTGATGTACCCGATTTACGCCTATGGCTCGGAAGAGCAGCGCAAGAAATACCTGCCCAAGCTGGCCTCCGGCGAGTGGCTGGGCTGCTTCGGTCTTACGGAGCCCGACCATGGTTCGAACCCTGGTGGCATGACCACCACCATCAAGGACATGGGCGACTACTACCTGCTCAACGGCGCTAAGCTCTGGATCAGCAACTCGCCCCAGAGCCAGGTAGCGGTGGTGTGGGCCAAAAACGACGAAGGCCGTATCCGCGGTGTCATCGTGGAAAAAGGCATGGAAGGTTTCACCGCCCCCGAAATCCATAACAAATGGAGCCTGCGCGCCAGCATCACCGGCGAACTGGTGTTCGACAATGTGAAGGTGCCCAAGGAAAACCTGCTGCCTAACGTAGAAGGCCTCAAAGGCCCGCTCGGCTGCCTCGACTCGGCCCGCTACGGCATTGCCTGGGGTGCCATCGGCGTGGCTATTGACTGCTACGAATCGGCGCTGAAGTACTCGCTGGAACGGGAGCAGTTCGGCAAGCCAATTGCCGGTTTCCAGTTGCAGCAGAAGAAACTGGCCGAAATGATTACGGAAATCACCAAGGCCCAGCTGATGGTGTGGCGTTTGGGCGTGCTCAAAAACGAAGGCAAAGCTACCAGCGCCCAGATTTCGATGGCCAAGCGCAACTCCGTAGAAATGGCTCTGCACATTGCCCGCGAAGCCCGCCAGATTCATGGCGGTATGGGCATCACCGGCGAATACCCCATCATGCGCCACATGATGAACCTGGAGTCGGTTATCACCTACGAAGGCACCCACGACATCCACCTGCTCATCACGGGCGCGGATATCACCGGCATTCAGGCTTTCAAGTAA
- a CDS encoding universal stress protein — translation MSLTLISLSGFYPAARHAAHYADMLAQALDARLVLLHVNRVSVFDPYELVGEVYRQEELDRQTDTAAALYRQAETLRTPAAIEITTDLLPTVAQDLAARYGSVLFVLGHPEPGHPTATTLVADCAELLRAGQYPLLLVPATTFPAGLPHHFLVAADQEPFQLTPAARPLRRLLTTLGTTVVVAHVSGIEDDAGCGAALRAVQASGLTEGLPVPELRGYEQTDYATGLLEAIRDTQADMVVLLARQRSYFSELFHQSVTAHLLERSPVPLLLLPTQPDKAA, via the coding sequence ATGTCGCTCACCCTCATTTCCCTCTCCGGTTTTTATCCTGCTGCCCGCCACGCTGCGCACTACGCCGATATGCTGGCGCAGGCCCTTGATGCCCGACTGGTGCTGCTGCACGTCAACCGGGTGTCGGTTTTCGATCCGTATGAGTTGGTGGGTGAGGTATACCGCCAGGAAGAGCTAGACCGCCAAACCGACACGGCCGCCGCCCTCTACCGCCAGGCTGAAACCCTTCGTACGCCTGCTGCCATTGAAATAACCACCGACTTGCTGCCCACTGTGGCCCAAGATCTGGCCGCCCGCTACGGGTCCGTCCTGTTTGTGCTGGGCCACCCCGAGCCCGGCCATCCCACGGCTACCACCCTTGTAGCCGACTGCGCCGAGCTGCTTCGGGCCGGACAGTATCCGTTGCTGCTGGTTCCGGCTACTACATTTCCTGCTGGCCTGCCCCACCACTTTCTGGTGGCCGCCGACCAGGAACCATTCCAACTGACTCCGGCTGCCCGCCCGCTTCGTCGCCTGCTGACTACGCTGGGCACAACCGTAGTGGTGGCGCATGTGTCCGGTATCGAGGATGATGCTGGCTGCGGGGCGGCCCTGCGTGCCGTGCAAGCCAGCGGCCTGACCGAAGGCCTGCCTGTACCTGAATTGCGTGGCTACGAGCAAACCGACTACGCCACCGGCCTTCTCGAAGCCATTCGCGACACGCAGGCCGATATGGTGGTGCTATTGGCCCGCCAGCGCAGCTACTTCTCCGAGCTGTTTCACCAGAGCGTTACGGCGCACCTGCTGGAACGCAGCCCCGTTCCGTTACTGCTACTCCCTACCCAGCCGGATAAGGCAGCCTAG